The sequence below is a genomic window from Brevibacillus agri.
GTGCCGATCCGCTACAATAAGTAGAAAGGACGGTGATACGTATGACAAACGAGGGGACGTCCACTCGTGACCAAATCCTGCACATGCTCAAGGTAAAAGGCTCACTCTCTGTCAGCGACATGGCCGTCGATCTTGGCATTACAGAAATGGCGGTAAGACGCCATCTGAACACCCTGGAGAGAGACAATCTGATTAAGTCTACGCTTGTGAGGCAAGCGATGGGACGACCAACCAACGTATATTCCTTGTCGCAGGAAGCAGATGAGCTGTTTCCGCGCAATTATTCTCATTTAACGCTCGACTTTTTGCAAGACTTAAAGGAGATTGACGGGCCGGGAAAAGTCGAAATGCTGTTCCGCCGCCGCGAAAATCGCCTGGAGGAAACGTATCGCGCCCATATGCAAGGAGACTTGCGGGACCGCGTGGCCAAGCTTGCCGAACTGCAAAACGAAAAAGGCTACATGGTCGAGTGGGAAGCGGATACGGATGGAAACACGTATCGCATCCAGGAGTTCAACTGTCCAATCGCCCAGGTCGCGCGCGAATTCAATCAGGCCTGCACCTGTGAGCTGTCGCTGTTTCGCCGGGTGCTGAAAGCCGACGTGGAGCAAACGTCCTGCATGGCAAAAGGCGGAGACAAGTGCGTGTTTGAAATCAAAAAAGCGTAAAAACAGTGTCAATGATCGCCACTTTTGTACGATTCGGTGCAGGGTGGCTTTTTTGCTGGGAAAAAACAGAACTTGTGGCAGGTGGTAGCGGCTTCGTTTTCCCCTCCGGCTAAAGCTGTTGTTTGTAACTTACAGGATTTTCCTTGCCACTATCCAATTTTAAAGTAGAGAAGAAAAAGGAGGAAAGTGAGTGGGGATGGGAGAGGTACTGCAGCAGGCGAGAATCGAGCTGAGATAAAATCAGCAACTGCTTCGACTGATCGAGGAGCTGGAGGAACAGATCGACAATCTGCATTTTGTGAACATCGTGCTGGGCAGCGAAGACGATCTGGAGGTCGTGGCCCTGCACCCGGAGACATCGACGGGGATCAGGCTGCGGCTGTCGATGGTGCAAAACAACTTTCATCTGTTTACGCGCTCATGGGATTTGTCTTTTTGCGTTCCGGTTCACAATGCGCTGACCCCGCAAGCAGAACTGGTCGAAGTGCTGTCTTGCGAACAGGTAAAAGCATGGACCGAGAAGATCGTAGAGCAGTGGAAAAAAGCCAGGTAGCGAGACGAAGGCAGGAAGCGGCAGAGCCCGTTTTCCTGCCTTTTTTGGCGGGCAAAAGCAGACGGGCGGCTCGTCAAATGGCG
It includes:
- a CDS encoding helix-turn-helix transcriptional regulator translates to MTNEGTSTRDQILHMLKVKGSLSVSDMAVDLGITEMAVRRHLNTLERDNLIKSTLVRQAMGRPTNVYSLSQEADELFPRNYSHLTLDFLQDLKEIDGPGKVEMLFRRRENRLEETYRAHMQGDLRDRVAKLAELQNEKGYMVEWEADTDGNTYRIQEFNCPIAQVAREFNQACTCELSLFRRVLKADVEQTSCMAKGGDKCVFEIKKA